TTTAATTTGTCAGTCTTATTTCAAGTGGGGTGCCTAAAACTGCCCACAATACTCCAGTCCTAACTTGAGTGGAATGAAGAAATTGTGGCTAGTGCACACTGAATGAAGTAATTGTGGTGGTGGGTGCAccatctctggagacattccaggccaggctggatgtagttctgggcaacctgatctagttgaagatgttcctgctcattgcagggggttggattAGATGGGcttcccttccaaaccaaactattctatgattcaacaAATGCTTCCAAACTGCTTAACTATCATTTTCTAacatgtaaacattttttaagtatttgcaCAGTCTTTTAATTTTCACGGGCTTAGCAGCCCGTTTTACTAGTATCTCTCTTGCTGTCTTTACTGGCCACCTCAATTCCTTCATCTTTTCTCGAAGCAGCCCTTTGAGCGATTGAATGTCTCTGAGTTTACCTTTTTCTACTTTCCCCTCTACACTAAGAAAATAGACAAGAGTTAATAGTTAAtagttggactcgatgatcttaagggtcttttccaacctaaatgattctatgatgctatcATCTTCAGGAAAAGCCTATGAAATTTAGCCAGTTTCAAAGATAGCAAGCATCTGGATTGGGAGCGCAAGATTGCTTTTCAGAGTCACTATATAGATAATTTAACACTAGGTATAAGGCTTTCCCTAGTTCAGTTAGTGGAAGAAAAAGTTGTTAAAAGACTACAGTATGGTATGACTTGATAAAGGAAAGCCATTTCCACTGCAAAGAGACAGACTGCTTTCCAGATGTTAGAATTTGCAAAACCAATTCATCTGAGCCTCCTCAAAATACATACTTTTAACTTGCCAAATACCATTTTGTATGGTCAATTATATATAGAAAAGGGTTtaaaaaggcacaaaataaaacattgtaCCATATGTTAATGCTgtgttgtcatggtttaaccccaacTGCCAACTAAGTCCCACACAACTGCTTGTTCACACCGCAGCCagtgggacagggaggagaattggaaaaagggTAAatccatgggttgagataagaacagtttagttatttaaataaagtacaatataatactacaactgataataatgaaaagggaaataacagaaggagaaagataaaactgaaaaaaacccaaccccaaaacaaaccagaaactgacaaacaacagtgatgcacagtacaattgctcagcaTCCGCTGCAGAAGGATTAACTCTGGAAGTTAATTCTgaagtttctgaagaaaatgaactctgttacagctgaaaccaggacatatGTCCTCTGAATGCTCAGAATTGGAAAGTACAAGATTTTTACCCCTAACAGAACAGAGATTGAAGGCAGCAAGTCATTTCATCACATACAGTAGCATACCTAAGATAAATCTATGTTATTGTATATGCCAGTTTACAGAAATGTAAGTGTAAAAATATTCTGAGTCAAACAGCAGCTGAGTTCTTGCACCAATCTTGACTTGGACCATAGCCCTTGAGTGTCTTATTTGTCTCTAATCTTAACAATTTGCCATTTCATTTTTAgccaaataaaatttaaaacattttgctacaatagttctttcttttctctcctttataAAATTGTTTCTTAAACTTGAAACTCTATCAGCTGTCCtttaattgttattttctaAAAGGTGCTTAAACCAGCATGTTCTTTTGGTGgtttgcataaaaaaaaaaaagacccaagaCAAAACAAATTGTCCAATGACaaactatagaatcatagagtggtttgggttggaagggacattcaaagctcatctagtccaactcacatgcaatgagcagggacatcttcaactagatatgagtttatataatttatatatctCCACTACTAGTGTTACTAACAGCCGTGTGCCTTATTCTTGAAAGCTCCTGGAAGAATATCCTGTTTCTctttaaatcagatttttaattttcaaagaaattgtttgtgtttgaatatttcagaaataccaaACTTTCAACTTGTTCTCCAGGAGCCTCAGCAAGGAGCTGTGATGgtcacagaaaatgcaaagcaggTAATTATTAAGCTGCTGAAAtaagctaaaattaaaataggtCAAGGACTGGTCTTAAAACAGCTAAGCTGTTGTGGCCTTTTTTAACAATCCTCTTTGGAAGGTTATTATTAACTGGATTAATGATGAAAGATAGAAATAGCTTCCAAATACTGCTTGTACTATCTTCTGATCAGATTGTACTTCCCTTTGCCTGCTGTGTGGAATTCCTGTGTCCTTCATCCACCCAATCCATATTCATGCTATTTTCTGCCTCTTATGAGGCAGTTCTTCAGCAAAACCGTAGGCTAAACTAAGGTAAAtctcaggaaataaaattcCAAAGGTTCAGCAGCCATTGTAGGATGGCAGCCAACCCTATCCATTCCCACTGCCTTGATGGGGATCTGGCAGACTGACTGGAGCAAGCCGAGTTCTCTTTAAGTGGGAGACAACTAGACTCTGTTAGTATTCTTCCATTGTGAACAGCTGCAGGTACAATCACAGTCAGTCTGTTGGTGAGAACAGTGCAGGGTTACAtacctgctgctttgctttataCCCAGTCAGCACGGTGATGGAGATGACTGCCTCTGTATGTCTTTGGTAAGAACTTGTAGAATTGTTAGCTTAGAGCAAGGCCTGGGCTCTTTCCAGACTGCTCCACTCTGTTCCAACCTGCCagcagggggaagaaaatgctgtgttttgtctaCTATATTTCTCTCCAACAAAGAGTTAATAGTATATATATTACTGTGAAGTATTAGGGCAAAAGTTGAAATTTGGGACTTATGTTGGAACTGGAGAAGGCATTTTGAGTCAGGTCATTCTGCTTGACTTCAGACCGTTATATTCCAGCTGCCTGTAGTTGAGGTTGTAAGCTAAGAGATCAACGGGTACACTCACACATCCATGCAGATGCGGTCTTTTCAAGGGCAGATATGAGCCTTTGAGCTATTTTCTAGAGCCCCTTTTATAGACAGTGGAGGTAATGGGTTCTTTAGCATATGATTCACTTAGTCCAAGGTGGGTGTTGAAAATGGGTGTCGTGGTTGagacccagccagtaactcggcaccacacagctgcttgctcgcCCGCTTCCCTAGGTGGAATGGGGAGgggaatcagaagaatgtaaaacccatgggtggaaataagagcagtttaataactaaagtacaatataatactactactactactaatgataatgataagggaacTAACAAGGggaaactaaaaggggaaaggaaaaatgaagaataacCAGCAGGGATGCctaatacaattgctcagcacccactgaccaataccaagcccgacctgagcagcaatctgtcCCTTCCGGGTAACTACTCCCAGTTTCTATCCCAGCATGACGTGGAATATGGAATATCTGTTTGGCTAgtctgggtcaggtgtcctgtctcttaTCCCTCCTGGCTCAAAGAGTCAATGATTTCAACCCTGGAATTGTCCATTTCAATGTCTTAATTACAAAAAGAGCGTAGCTAAATAGCTTGCATGTAAGAATTTACACTTGGACACCTATATTGTGCACTTCTGCATCTTACCCATGACTTTAGGCCAAGATACATGTGGATCCAAACCTGGTTCAGGGGTTTGGGTCATGTGCACAAGTTATTTCGATGCATACAATGCATTCCATTTCAGTGCTTGGAGCTTGCAAAGGCAAAGTGCTCTAGAAATTTGGGTTAGCGATTTCCTTCTGACCTGTTAGTGCCTTGGACTTATATTCTAGGTATTTACAGCAAAAGTAAATTCTGAAcgcttcattttgttttcagtctttccATCATTGGGCTgggtaggggtttttttacttgctttttttgGAGTGGGAGTGAGTAGCTTTTTTTAGGGACACTTTACTTAGTTCTGACTTGTAGTCTTTTTGTATTCTATTTCAAACCCTTTCCCACAGAAGTAGTACTAACAATGCCAATTGTTTGGTGTGGTGAAAGCCAGCGTGTGTTGGGAACTAGCCAGAAATACTGCTGTTCAATTTAGGTGCACTTTAACTTGTAAGTGGACTTTTCAGAATGAAGAAATTAGTAGATTAAGTCTCAGTTCTTGTATGGATGTCAACAGCAAACTAACCAATTTCCTGAGCACTTTATTCAGCATCTTTGTGTGGGTAAAAAGAGTTTGTGAAATAGCAAAATCTCCTCGCTTTTTCCAGTGTGTTCTGTCTTGTTCAACAGTCAGGTTCTGTCCTGTCTGACAGAGAAGCAGGAGATGTACAGTGGTTAATAGATTGTTGTGGGGTGGTTTGTTATCTGTGTGGTGAAGCCTAGGGTTAGAACTTTCCTAGGAAGACTCCAGATTCTTTATCTGCTGGAATAGTGAGGCACAATGAGTATAGTGACAAACACATGACTTCTCACCTTCTCTGCTCGGGTGGTTCAGTGAAAGATTATGGATCTGTAGTGAGTCTCTTTGAAGCAGTAAAGGTGGGAAGGAAGTTAGTAGAATCTGCATTCATCAATATCATAACCTGCTGAGATAGGTCTTAGTCTCTTGCTTAACATCAAAACCAATTtttacctatttttaaaaatacatttctttagGCATGAGATTTACATCTAAAGTTGGGACTGATAGTTTTTCTTAAAGCttggcagagcagcaggcagctaAGATACCTGTCTTCTAATGCAAAGATCAAAActaagtattttttcttcaacCAATAGAACAAAAAAGTTGGACCTGAGGTGAAATTGCAAGACCTGCAGACTCTGGAAGCTCCAGCCTCTTACATAGACTGCTCTTCTACAGGTGAGGACACAGAATAAGGCATGTGACAAGAAAATTCTGGAAATCTGAGAAGTTTCAGGGACAAATCTAAGGTGATTTGGAAAGAGGATCTTTGAAGTCAGAATCTAAAGATGTATAGGGCATAGAAAAGATGCACATGAGGTAGAAGAGAACATTGTAATGTGGGCTGGATGGGATATatcagaagagaagaaagaagtggttcctgagagaggaggagagaagggtTTGAAGGAGAGTGCGTTTGTAGATGCAAAGGTTGATGTATAAGACATGGAAGAGAATTAAGATAAGATGAAGTAGTGGGTTCCTCGCTGCAAGCCAGCAAATGTCTTTTTATGTCTGGAATTACCACCACCCCACTaacccaaattaaaaaaaaccccaaccaaccagccaaacaacaacaaaaaaacccaaagccccaacaaaccaaaccgATCTGCTACCTGGTTCACTTATCTCTTTACCTCTTAATTCTTCTGTAGAGGTTAGATATAGTGCAGACTTAGGTGATGCCAGCATGCAGCACATGCAGGAGGTTTTGTATATGCAGAGGTATTGGGAATGTCTGGTGCAATGCAGGTTCAAAAtcttttggttgggttttggtttttttttgtctttctcaccTTGGAAACTAGAGAAGCTTCAGTCTCATCTATTGTCTCCATTTACCGACTGACTTTACATGCAACGTGTTATGCTGGTGGTGTTCTTTTTATCACTAGGTGTGTCAGAAGTGCTGGTGAATTCTGAAGTGCAAAAGCCTTTTGATGACACTTCAGTGCTCCCTGAGGTACAAATTTAGTCTggaactttttttccctcttggtATTGTATGCATCTGTGTTTAGTTTAAAAGCCCCAGAGAGCTGTTTTATTAATATCCTGTAACTTAAAGTGGTTATAGTGACACTGCAACAGGTTGTAAGAGAGAGCTCTGCTTTAGTGGTTCCCGATAAATTGTTTCTGCCCTCCAGACCAAGGAACGGACTGATGAGCCTTTCAACACAGGAAGTTGACTTATTGGTGGGCTGCTGATCCATGTTTTCTGGGAAGAATTTGTGACTGCTTTTCTTTGGTTACCTGTTTTTGAGGGTGGGAGGAAACCTTAAGGTAATTCTTATTTGGAAAAAGCCAAGCACTTTGGTGCAGGTGCTTTGTCTAGTGCTCTCACTTTGAGGTGGACACTGGTGGGAATATGGGCTTCTACactctttctttgctgtgttaAATTGACAAATAGAATGGGGAGCAAAACCTCCTCATTTAGAGACTATGGATAGGATGCCAGGAAAATGTGGCTGGATAAGTACACTGGAGGGCTTCTGAGAATCACAGCAGAATTGAAATTTTTCAGAATCATACTGTCTTGTAATCAAGAGAGAAATAAGGGGATAGGAAGTTATAGTTATGGTCTAATCCTAAAGCCAGAATCTTTCATGCTGCAActtcagaactgaaatgaacagaaatgacCTGACAAATCCTCCTGTTATTAGAGAGCTACTATTTATTTCAATAGCCAGCTCAAAGAAGGGTATCCTTAAACTAAATGGGGAAAGCAGATACTTCACAGGATTCAAAGGAAAATTGAAACCTATTACTTTATTTTAGGCAAGAACAGATGCCTTTCCCAATGGAAGTGAGCAGTTTACTGAGGAAAGTTGTCCACCTGAAATTCTAGAATATcttgctgcagagaaacagaaagaactgTCAGGTTTGCTGCTGGAACTGAAAGAAGcccaagaagaaataaattttctgaaaaggCAGCTCAAGGGCCCAAATGGTCCAACTTCTACAGGTAACCAAACAGGAGAAGGTAATTCCCAGATACGGTTTCTTGAGGGGGAAGAACAAAAGGCTTCAGATACACAAAATGAGTTTGGCAGTAGCTCATTACTGAGAGAAATAGAAATTGGAGTGCTTCAGGAAACCAGAATCGATCTTCAAGAAGTGCCCCAGGGGAGTACTGTCCCCTGCAGAGAGGAGATAGAGGCAATGCAAGAGTCTACAGCAGATCCAGAGCCTGGCATCTCTCAATCTCAAGAACTGATCAAGTTGCAAAACCAAACTAGCGAACTGCAAATAGTTCTGCAGAAATCAGAAGAATCTTATAAGAAAGATCTAGgagaaaaagatgcagaaataaatagGCTTAACCAGTTGGCTgaggaatacagaaaaaaaatagaggattCTGACAGtgcattttgtgttttgattgAAGAACGAGATCAGCTCCTGTGTCAGATGAAGGAACTTTCTACCATAACAGAACTGAAAGAGCAAGTGAGGCAACTTGAGGACAATCTAgctctttcagaaaagcagagactGTCAGACAGTCAAAGCAGTCTTCTCAGAGAACAAATCCAGAGCCTTAGAAATGAATTTAAATCCAAGGAGATAAAAATTGAAGCTTTGCAAAAAGACTTGGATGAAGCACAACTTCAGCTTTCTGACCAGGACGTGCAACTAAAACGTCTGAGAAGCCAGATTGAGAAGAAAGAATGTGAAGTACTTGATCTAGAACAGCTTTTGAGGAAGAGTACAGCTGAGATAAAAGAACTTTGCCAAAACTTAGCCTCAAAGGGGCAAGAAGCAGCAAGTCTAGAACAGCTTGTTGCTGAACACACCAGCTCCATAGAGAGCCTGCAAAAAGCTTTGCTGGAGAAAGACCAACAGATGACAGAGATCAGTGTCAGCATGTCTGATAAAATGGTTCTGCTGAATGAAGAGAAATTTTCTCTAGGAAATGAGCTGAAGAGTCTGAAAGAGCAAAGGAGTCTGTTACTAAagtatcaggaagaaaaagaccaaaacatAGAAGCAAAAGATATATGTCTGAAATGTGGGACATCTGAGCACCAGTATGAGACAGAGGCAGTGTGTAAAGACACTGAGGTGTTAGTAAATAAAGTTGaacttctgaaaaaagaaaacgaGCAAGTAAAGCGGAAGTTGCAAGCAGCACTTGCTAACAGGAAGGAGCTTCTGAAGAAAGTTAGCAAACTGGAGAATGAGTTAGTACACTTGCAAAGAGAACATGAATTGGAACCCTCAGTGACTCAAGCAgctgaaggggaagaaaattCAACAAGTGTGATAAGCAGAGAAGTGAATATTGGAAACCAGCCCAGTATAGATTATCTAAgtcagctgctttctgaaaaggaatCTGAGTTGCAGAGCATCCGGAAAGACCTGCGAGATAAAGAAACAACTGAAGCACAATTGCAGGCAGTGATTGAGGAGATGAGGCGAAGCTTGCAAGGTAGGACAAACATTGTTCCAGTTAAAGATGAAATCATGGGGAGTCAGACAATTGCTGACAAAAATGTTGAGACCAATAAAAGCCCAaaagataatgaagaaaatgaaaaaaatacttcagaagttaaaaatcttgaagaaaaccaaaagtcTGCTCTGAAAGAGAGAATTTCAGCTcttgaacaagaaaaagaacaacttcAAAAAAAACTTCAGGAAGCTCTGGCATCTCGCAAAGACACTATAAAAAAAGCTCAAGAAAAAGACAGGCATCACAGAGAACagctgaaacagcagaaagatgaTTACAACATCCTACAAGAAAAATTTgataagcaaagcaaagagaaagagagcatCCAAGCTCAGCTCAGACAACTCCAAGAACAGAAAGGATCAAGAGAGAGTGTTCTTTTAAATCCAGGAGGGTTGGATTCTTCatgcacagaagcagaaaatacaacaaataacAAGCTTGTACAAGTTGCAGATGTttctggggaagaggaaaaacttgaaaaattgtggatgaagaaggaagaattgGAATATAATCTTAGCCATATGCAAAGTGAACTTGCTTGCAAATCAGAATTAGTCTTTCATTTGCAAGAGCACACAGCACAGTTGTTTCTGGAGATAGAAAGGCTGAAGAGAACCTCTGATCAAGCTGAGGCTAAAGCAGCAAGTCTTCAGGCAGAATTGGAGATGAGTCGAGCAAAAATTTCGAGAGAGGGCAGTCTGGAAGACCTGAAAACACTTATACACaaaaaggatgaagaaattGAATTTCTTAATTTGCAGTTAAGGGAGAAAAGTGAGGCTCTCAGTAATGTGCAGGCACAGTTGCTGGAAAAAGAGGATTCAGTCAAGAAACTATGTAGTCAATTGGAAACTCAAGCTCAGGTACATGAGGAGCAAAGCAAGCGACTGCAAACAGAGTTACTTGAAATTCAGGAGAAGCAAGATGATCGTGCAGAAGCAGCTAAACAGAAGAATCAAATGCAGAGAAAGTTGCAAGCTGCACTTATCTCTAGAAAAGAGGCACTAAAGGAGAGCAGATCTCTAAAAGAGGAGCTGGCTAATGCAAAAATTACTATTGAAAATCTTTGTGTCAAGTTGACAAATATGGAAAGCCAAATATGTGGCCACGTTAAAGAAAGGGATACTTTAACAGAAAAGTTAGCAGGCCTCACTGAAGAGCGAGAAAAACTTATTGCAGAAGTTGATAAAGTACTTACAGAAAATCAGAATCTTGATGGATGCTGTAAAAACCTGACATTTACTCTGGATAAAGTTGTTTTAgagaaggagaagctggagaaggagatggGATCCTTGAAATGCTTTCAAGCTGCTGAGTGTTCTGAGTGGCATGAGAAATACAGGGAGCTTcagaaagaatatgaaactCTCCTGCAGTCCTATGAGAATGTGAGTAATGAGGCTGAGCGGATTCAGCATGTTTTGGAAACTGTTAGgcaggaaaaacaggaaatcTTCATTAAGTTGAAAAGCGttgaagcaaaaaaagaagaaacagataaGCAGCTACAGGAAGCTGGACAAGAAATTGATggaatgaaggagaaaatgaggaaatttGCAAAATCAAAGCAGCTAAAGATCCTGGAACTAGAGGAGGAGAATGAGAAGCTTAGAGCAGAGAtgcattttacagatggagaGCCACACAGGACTGTAGATGTCGTTACAAACGCTAACATGAAAGAAGATCTGGAGAGCTCTAGGAGGGATTACCAGTCTCTTTCTACTCAGCTTGAGACAGTAATGGCTGAAAAGAAGTCTCTTAGTCAAGAGATCACAGACTTAAAGCGTCAGTTGCAGTTAGCAGAATCTAagctgaaggaaagcagagaactgTTAGACAAGTATGTTTCTCAGAAGACAAtagaggaagaaacaaatgagGCAGTTCTCACACCACCACCAGTGGAGAGGACTGAAAATCAAGTGGACATAAGTTTTAGACCAGAGTCGtctcctgcagagctggaacAAAATGCAATTGGAGGTAGTAGTACTTGTGAAGATCTTGGTACCTACATACAGCAGATAGCTGAGCTCACAAAGCGAATCACGGAACTAGAAGATAATAGGAGGGCTTCAGAGCAACAGCTGGATGACATCCACGTGTGTGCTGAGACTTTAGCAGGTGAGAAAAGGGCTTTAGAGACCCAAATGGAAGAGAAAGTCCATGAATTGAATGCTTTTCAGGACACAGTTGCAAAGATGGAACAAACAGTCCAAAAAGCCAAAGATGACCTCATCAGGATGACAGAACTGAAGGACACACTACAGGCTGAGAAGGATGATTTGGAAGAAAGGCTCATGAATCAACTGGCAGAACTTAATGGCAGTATTGGAAACTATCAGCAGGATGCAAAAGACTTGCAGATCAAAAATGAGCAACTGCAACATGAGCTTCAGGGTTTGCAGAGAATGGTGCATGaactggaggaggagaaatgtcAGATGGCAAAGGAGAACAGTAAAGCaagttcagaaaagcaaaaggaatttgTAGAAAAGTTAAAATGCAGTTGGAGGGGAGACAGCAGCACATATGTAAAGGAACTTCAGgaactgctgaaacagaaacagcaggagattaagcagctgcagaaggactGTATtaaaagccaggaaaagaaCAGTAGTTTAGAAAGAACTGTTAAAGCTCTGGAATTTCTGCAGAGTGAGTCTCAGAAAGAGATAGAAGCAGCCAAGGAGACTTTAGCTAAAGCAGTTCAAGACACTAAGAAAGCCCAGGCAGAACTTGCTCTCTGCAGAGTAGTACTGGATGACACCCAGAGTGAGGCAGCAAGGGTTCTAGCAGAGAGTGCCAAAGTGAAAGAAGAGTTGCAGGCAAACAAAGAGaatattaaaattcaaatgaagaaaaaagatgaagactTTGAGAGAAGactggagcaggaaaaagacaagcactcaaaagaaattaaaagtgtggaagaaaagctagcagctttgcagagggaGAAGGACTACCTGGAAACGACTGTTTGTGATCTTCAAAACTCATTGAAGACAAAGGATCAAGAAGCCAAGCAATTGG
The window above is part of the Strigops habroptila isolate Jane chromosome 3, bStrHab1.2.pri, whole genome shotgun sequence genome. Proteins encoded here:
- the GOLGB1 gene encoding golgin subfamily B member 1 isoform X5, with the protein product MLSRLSGLASSVLQELSGDDGDAVTEAGDSVTESSIPVKAVEPEAGSMEEAPEELLERLAQTEKLVVQLKDLIREKDALLQQKETVLKEEREAADAKLMKLKLQAKAKLASLNKRIEELAEKGSQCQNNQNTSERHREEAEALQELLREREETVQDLQEQLALAKVNLKDAEIKYATQLSSLEEVIQEKEALLEEQVHQHQAELLKIVAQSDLEVEVQQNLRTLQRKLEEQEAALLGRTQVVELLQQELSTAEQQNQTLIGQCQKMEVDLSSLRDVLEAERQQSRDLREKMELELAERKRSSHCLQEEVQCLSEQLEEARRAQTELEAKCKDLEQEQRLEVEEKNLQISCLRVAEQELQSSHAALVAENDRLKQDVDRLLVLSANNSATIQKLQDELVQKSEEFVCCQNELKSQSVVQVSKLEKQDETTSQEKIIDQEDQKGTSLLPTENLGRQEAEGEIPNFQLVLQEPQQGAVMVTENAKQNKKVGPEVKLQDLQTLEAPASYIDCSSTGVSEVLVNSEVQKPFDDTSVLPEARTDAFPNGSEQFTEESCPPEILEYLAAEKQKELSGLLLELKEAQEEINFLKRQLKGPNGPTSTGNQTGEGNSQIRFLEGEEQKASDTQNEFGSSSLLREIEIGVLQETRIDLQEVPQGSTVPCREEIEAMQESTADPEPGISQSQELIKLQNQTSELQIVLQKSEESYKKDLGEKDAEINRLNQLAEEYRKKIEDSDSAFCVLIEERDQLLCQMKELSTITELKEQVRQLEDNLALSEKQRLSDSQSSLLREQIQSLRNEFKSKEIKIEALQKDLDEAQLQLSDQDVQLKRLRSQIEKKECEVLDLEQLLRKSTAEIKELCQNLASKGQEAASLEQLVAEHTSSIESLQKALLEKDQQMTEISVSMSDKMVLLNEEKFSLGNELKSLKEQRSLLLKYQEEKDQNIEAKDICLKCGTSEHQYETEAVCKDTEVLVNKVELLKKENEQVKRKLQAALANRKELLKKVSKLENELVHLQREHELEPSVTQAAEGEENSTSVISREVNIGNQPSIDYLSQLLSEKESELQSIRKDLRDKETTEAQLQAVIEEMRRSLQGRTNIVPVKDEIMGSQTIADKNVETNKSPKDNEENEKNTSEVKNLEENQKSALKERISALEQEKEQLQKKLQEALASRKDTIKKAQEKDRHHREQLKQQKDDYNILQEKFDKQSKEKESIQAQLRQLQEQKGSRESVLLNPGGLDSSCTEAENTTNNKLVQVADVSGEEEKLEKLWMKKEELEYNLSHMQSELACKSELVFHLQEHTAQLFLEIERLKRTSDQAEAKAASLQAELEMSRAKISREGSLEDLKTLIHKKDEEIEFLNLQLREKSEALSNVQAQLLEKEDSVKKLCSQLETQAQVHEEQSKRLQTELLEIQEKQDDRAEAAKQKNQMQRKLQAALISRKEALKESRSLKEELANAKITIENLCVKLTNMESQICGHVKERDTLTEKLAGLTEEREKLIAEVDKVLTENQNLDGCCKNLTFTLDKVVLEKEKLEKEMGSLKCFQAAECSEWHEKYRELQKEYETLLQSYENVSNEAERIQHVLETVRQEKQEIFIKLKSVEAKKEETDKQLQEAGQEIDGMKEKMRKFAKSKQLKILELEEENEKLRAEMHFTDGEPHRTVDVVTNANMKEDLESSRRDYQSLSTQLETVMAEKKSLSQEITDLKRQLQLAESKLKESRELLDKYVSQKTIEEETNEAVLTPPPVERTENQVDISFRPESSPAELEQNAIGGSSTCEDLGTYIQQIAELTKRITELEDNRRASEQQLDDIHVCAETLAGEKRALETQMEEKVHELNAFQDTVAKMEQTVQKAKDDLIRMTELKDTLQAEKDDLEERLMNQLAELNGSIGNYQQDAKDLQIKNEQLQHELQGLQRMVHELEEEKCQMAKENSKASSEKQKEFVEKLKCSWRGDSSTYVKELQELLKQKQQEIKQLQKDCIKSQEKNSSLERTVKALEFLQSESQKEIEAAKETLAKAVQDTKKAQAELALCRVVLDDTQSEAARVLAESAKVKEELQANKENIKIQMKKKDEDFERRLEQEKDKHSKEIKSVEEKLAALQREKDYLETTVCDLQNSLKTKDQEAKQLEGNLNKTLAQLAAFTRSMSSLQDDRDRVIDESKTWEKKFTETIQKKEEEIRSKEETCVALKDQMKQMTIHVEELQTHISRLERNKKDWESESGKEIQHHQKTCEMLEEEKKELLTQLEGSQKLYSKSQNEQQKLESEISSLRDQLADLQNFFTKCESVREELGSMVKQQEASIQNFKFTCEQLEGDLQASKDLTNKLYEEISAKDQKIISLLSAKEEAVMAALSELQQLHSEEMNELEQRLHKEEEDKKALENEKNKFLDKLDCLTEKMKISREESKQQKAQLDSFTKSMLSLQDDRDRILRDYKQLEERHLTIILEKDQLIQEAAAENNKLKEEIRSFHSRMDDLNSENAKLKAELVRYREDLNQVISIKDCQQKQLLKTQLQRSQTLEKEKVIIEIQLKESEHVQDDLRKCMEALREDKVSMLQEIETLTSSLSQVQNEVTALREGSPIMDYQAQLKAREEEAQELTHKLSLSHKRITELEAELVSVQRDAAKRVGEAEDRLRKELKHLHHDAGIMRNETETAEERVAELARDLMEMEQKLLAVTDENKDLRAQIQSFGKSMSSLQDSWDQANEELHVLKQKYSADLEEQKTLVQNLQKEVIHLQEEQHFTARDRDTARSELAELQKATEERGLLAEIGKLNQKLRAKDDELLQLSSELESSSDQIKSFSKAMASLQNERDCLLNELKTRKIEEAKQKAEGSTSTAPSEVQSLKKALSSLQNDRDRVVRELKNLQQQYILIGVESAENSRLKAQLQEYQQEADKQRCLQEQLKQESISYQQEIHQLRQEKTTWEKQNSSIKEQYLMVIAEKDKQLSHLQRIMQEMGRPLNKSQVVEEQYQTKISSETLRGDFSSLETETKHLQAQLSDSLKELHQKELRIQQLNSKLSQVFEEKNALSLQLRGSSRSICESHQHYSEVLNRCLVLERQLQELQSADKGMELFATDAAPGAPQEKNEPQRGSYTPELQELQLRLSETEHLHSSTKQDMRYLEEQLEEERDRRLAVEEVLSAAQDQIRRLQSSEWTSSLSASIDVTPSQEHSLLIDSMDNFSKTRNILGLRRLLRSLFRSRTHLPLLVAMYLLALHVLLFLCFTGHL